In Acidovorax sp. GBBC 1281, a single window of DNA contains:
- the glyS gene encoding glycine--tRNA ligase subunit beta gives MTHPNLLVELFVEELPPKALQKLGDAFAGVLFEQLQAQGLAAPGSRLTAFASPRRLAAHITEVAPQAADKAVSQKLMPVAVGLDAAGNATPALLKKLAALGADASAVAALRRVPDGKAEVLFHDSTVRGATLSEGLHKALQESIAKLPIPKVMRYQLASGCEQPGWTSVSFVRPAHGLVALHGTEVLLSVKALGLTAGNTTHGHRFEAAVDPVVVTSADSYAQQLAEQGAVIASFAERRAEIVRQLQAAAARVGGGVRPIEDDALLDEVTALVERPNVLICEFEKEFLDVPQECLILTMKANQKYFPLLQADGRLSHQFLVVSNITPADASAVVQGNERVVRPRLADAKFFFDQDRKKTLLSRVESLSKVVYHNKLGTQGERVERVRAIAKAIAEQLFAGIGTHHTDLDSAEGEIARDYLLSCVDTAARLSKADLVTDMVGEFPELQGIMGGYYAANDGLAHEVAHAIEDHYKPRFAGDELPRENVGVIVAMADKLETLVGMFGIGNLPTGDRDPFALRRHALGVIRMLVERELPLDLHKLLEKVYEVMDKLLDQIGLKEQAKLVVKSSGQEKVADVTTYRQLDTLTPELVEDFMYDRLAGSLREQGYSAQEVDAVIALRPQRLSLVQKQLAAVRAFAELPESPALAAANKRVGNILKKAEVAGPVDPHVNPDLLQEEAEKNLYAALQRFVPEADAQFDAGDYTASLQTLAVLRAPVDAFFDDVMVNAEQLDLRLNRQGLLKRLHVAMNRVADLSRLAA, from the coding sequence ATGACCCATCCGAATCTTCTCGTTGAACTGTTCGTCGAAGAACTGCCCCCGAAGGCCTTGCAGAAACTGGGCGACGCCTTTGCCGGCGTGCTGTTCGAGCAGCTGCAGGCCCAAGGGCTGGCCGCGCCGGGCTCGCGCCTGACGGCCTTCGCTTCGCCGCGCCGCCTGGCCGCGCACATCACCGAGGTGGCGCCCCAGGCCGCCGACAAGGCCGTCTCGCAAAAGCTCATGCCCGTCGCCGTGGGGCTGGATGCCGCCGGCAACGCCACGCCCGCGCTGCTCAAGAAGCTGGCCGCCCTGGGCGCCGACGCCTCGGCCGTGGCCGCGCTGCGCCGCGTGCCGGACGGCAAGGCCGAGGTGCTGTTCCACGACAGCACCGTGCGCGGCGCCACGCTGTCCGAGGGCCTGCACAAGGCCCTGCAGGAATCCATCGCCAAGCTGCCCATCCCGAAGGTGATGCGCTACCAGCTCGCCTCCGGCTGCGAGCAGCCCGGCTGGACCAGCGTGAGCTTCGTGCGCCCCGCGCACGGCCTGGTGGCCCTGCACGGCACCGAGGTGCTGCTGTCGGTGAAGGCGCTGGGCCTGACCGCCGGCAACACCACGCACGGCCACCGCTTCGAGGCGGCCGTGGACCCGGTCGTCGTCACCAGTGCCGACAGCTACGCCCAGCAGCTGGCCGAGCAGGGCGCGGTGATCGCGAGCTTCGCCGAGCGCCGCGCCGAGATCGTGCGCCAGCTGCAGGCCGCGGCCGCGCGCGTGGGCGGCGGCGTGCGCCCCATCGAGGACGACGCCCTGCTCGACGAGGTGACCGCGCTGGTCGAGCGCCCCAACGTGCTCATCTGCGAGTTCGAAAAAGAGTTTCTCGATGTGCCGCAGGAGTGCCTGATCCTCACGATGAAGGCCAACCAGAAGTACTTCCCGCTGCTGCAGGCCGATGGCCGGCTGTCGCACCAATTCCTGGTGGTGAGCAACATCACGCCCGCCGATGCGAGCGCGGTGGTGCAGGGCAACGAGCGCGTGGTGCGCCCGCGCCTGGCCGACGCCAAGTTCTTCTTCGACCAGGACCGCAAGAAGACGCTGCTGTCGCGCGTGGAGAGTCTCTCCAAGGTGGTCTATCACAACAAGCTGGGCACGCAGGGCGAGCGCGTGGAGCGCGTGCGCGCGATCGCCAAGGCGATCGCCGAGCAGCTCTTCGCCGGCATCGGCACGCACCACACCGATCTGGACTCGGCCGAAGGCGAGATCGCCCGCGACTACCTGCTGTCGTGCGTGGACACCGCCGCGCGGCTGTCCAAGGCCGATCTGGTCACCGACATGGTGGGCGAATTCCCCGAGCTGCAGGGCATCATGGGCGGCTACTACGCCGCCAACGACGGCCTGGCGCACGAAGTGGCCCACGCCATCGAAGACCACTACAAGCCGCGATTCGCAGGCGACGAACTGCCGCGCGAGAACGTCGGCGTGATCGTGGCCATGGCCGACAAGCTGGAAACGCTGGTCGGCATGTTCGGCATCGGCAACCTGCCCACCGGCGACCGCGACCCGTTCGCGCTGCGCCGCCATGCGCTGGGCGTGATCCGCATGCTGGTCGAGCGCGAACTGCCGCTGGACCTTCATAAGCTCCTGGAAAAAGTTTATGAGGTGATGGACAAGCTACTGGATCAGATTGGGCTCAAAGAGCAGGCGAAGCTTGTTGTTAAGTCTTCTGGTCAAGAGAAGGTCGCAGACGTAACCACGTACCGTCAGCTTGATACGCTTACGCCGGAGTTGGTTGAAGACTTCATGTACGACCGCCTCGCCGGCAGCCTGCGCGAGCAGGGCTACAGCGCGCAGGAAGTCGATGCCGTCATCGCCCTGCGCCCGCAGCGCCTGTCGCTGGTGCAAAAGCAGCTCGCCGCCGTGCGCGCGTTTGCCGAACTGCCCGAAAGCCCGGCCCTGGCCGCGGCCAACAAGCGCGTGGGCAACATCCTCAAGAAGGCCGAGGTGGCCGGGCCCGTGGACCCGCACGTCAACCCCGACCTGCTGCAGGAAGAGGCGGAAAAGAACCTCTACGCCGCGCTGCAGCGCTTCGTGCCCGAGGCCGATGCGCAGTTCGACGCGGGCGACTACACCGCCAGCCTGCAGACGCTGGCCGTGCTGCGCGCGCCGGTGGATGCGTTCTTCGACGACGTGATGGTCAACGCCGAGCAACTGGACCTGCGCCTGAACCGCCAGGGCCTGCTCAAGCGCCTGCACGTGGCCATGAACCGCGTGGCCGACCTGTCCCGGCTGGCCGCCTGA
- the gmhB gene encoding D-glycero-beta-D-manno-heptose 1,7-bisphosphate 7-phosphatase, giving the protein MKIAILDRDGTLNPSGESFIASPDEWTPLPGALEAVARLNHAGWHVVVATNQPGLGRGLFDVMALNAIHAKLHRKLAAVGGRIDAVFYCPHAPDDLCACRKPAPGLMEQIRDRYGVEGDEVLVAGNCVEHLRAGAAIGAQLHRVGAAQAAEAPLVASGDALLPSPWPEGTQFHASLADFADHVAAQSAVAAPGLNIAV; this is encoded by the coding sequence ATGAAAATCGCCATCCTCGACCGCGACGGCACGCTCAACCCCTCGGGCGAGAGCTTCATCGCTTCGCCCGACGAGTGGACCCCGCTGCCCGGGGCGCTGGAGGCCGTGGCGCGGCTCAACCATGCCGGCTGGCATGTCGTCGTCGCCACCAACCAGCCCGGGCTGGGGCGCGGGCTGTTCGACGTGATGGCGCTCAACGCCATCCACGCCAAGCTGCACCGCAAGCTCGCTGCGGTGGGCGGCCGCATCGACGCCGTGTTCTATTGCCCGCACGCACCCGACGACCTGTGCGCCTGCCGCAAGCCGGCGCCGGGCCTGATGGAGCAGATCCGCGACCGCTACGGCGTTGAGGGCGACGAGGTGCTGGTGGCCGGCAACTGCGTGGAGCACCTGCGGGCCGGCGCGGCCATCGGTGCGCAGCTGCATCGGGTCGGTGCGGCCCAGGCCGCCGAAGCGCCCCTGGTCGCCTCGGGCGATGCCCTGCTGCCCAGCCCGTGGCCCGAAGGCACGCAGTTCCATGCCAGCCTGGCCGACTTTGCCGACCACGTGGCCGCGCAATCCGCCGTGGCGGCGCCGGGCCTGAACATCGCCGTTTGA
- a CDS encoding lysophospholipid acyltransferase family protein has product MALIRSIAHLLWMGITVVPYTLLILLVRLFGASSRTRYRIARAWLKLSTDAAHVIMGIRTRITGMEHLPTDPTQGVVLLVKHQSTYETFLMPAIMPRPLAYVFKKELLYVPFFGWSIGSLDMIHIDRGQRARAFVKVLQQGRALLAKGTWVIMFPEGTRVERGRKGQYKSGGTRLAIEAGVPVVPIAVTSAKVWPRKAFIKRPGTVDVSIGRPIPTEGRKPDELMREVEAWIESEMQRLDPEAYAPGR; this is encoded by the coding sequence ATGGCCCTGATCCGTTCCATCGCCCACCTGCTCTGGATGGGCATCACCGTGGTGCCTTATACGCTGCTCATCCTGCTGGTGCGGCTGTTCGGCGCCAGCAGCCGCACGCGCTACCGCATCGCGCGGGCGTGGCTCAAGCTCAGCACCGATGCGGCGCACGTCATCATGGGCATCCGCACGCGCATCACGGGCATGGAGCACCTGCCCACCGACCCCACGCAGGGCGTGGTGCTGCTGGTCAAGCACCAGTCCACCTACGAGACCTTCCTGATGCCGGCGATCATGCCGCGCCCCCTGGCCTACGTGTTCAAGAAGGAGCTGCTGTACGTGCCGTTCTTCGGCTGGTCGATCGGCAGCCTGGACATGATCCACATCGACCGCGGCCAGCGCGCCCGGGCCTTCGTGAAGGTGCTGCAGCAGGGCCGCGCGCTCCTGGCCAAGGGCACCTGGGTCATCATGTTCCCCGAGGGCACGCGCGTGGAGCGCGGGCGCAAGGGCCAGTACAAGAGCGGCGGCACGCGGCTGGCCATCGAGGCGGGCGTGCCCGTGGTGCCGATCGCCGTCACCTCGGCCAAGGTGTGGCCGCGCAAGGCCTTCATCAAGCGGCCGGGCACGGTGGACGTGTCCATCGGCCGCCCCATCCCGACCGAAGGCCGCAAGCCCGACGAGCTCATGCGCGAGGTCGAGGCCTGGATCGAATCCGAAATGCAGCGCCTCGACCCCGAGGCCTACGCGCCGGGCCGGTGA
- a CDS encoding M48 family metallopeptidase, with translation MQRLVQLALDLFGGAAPAEPPTAPASAPRARNSRPNAADAGGSIADDAINLVASDAAKPTPSPAPPVVKAPPVPLGTLLSPAIFRHPRASREVLLGDAVVAYALQRARRRTIGFTVGADGLAVRAPGWVSLAAVDAALQEKSAWILRKLGEAQDRQQRVDGARIAWGDGAVLPYLGEPLTVVLDPTHGFRGTGGALVEGPQGERQLHIGLAHTASPAQVRDAVQAWLMRDARQRFTARLDHFAPLLGVRWSSLRLSSAQTRWGSARSDGSIRLNWRLLHYRPAVIDYVVAHELSHLRVMDHSPRFWDTVRSVVPDYADLRGRLRDEPAPPWD, from the coding sequence ATGCAGCGGCTGGTGCAGCTGGCGCTCGATCTGTTCGGCGGCGCGGCGCCGGCCGAGCCGCCGACTGCGCCTGCCTCCGCGCCCCGTGCCAGGAATTCCAGGCCGAATGCAGCGGATGCCGGCGGTTCGATTGCCGATGATGCTATTAATTTAGTAGCGAGTGACGCTGCCAAGCCCACGCCATCGCCCGCTCCACCGGTGGTGAAAGCGCCGCCCGTTCCCCTGGGCACGCTGCTCAGCCCCGCGATCTTCCGCCACCCCCGCGCCAGCCGCGAGGTGCTGCTGGGCGATGCCGTCGTGGCCTATGCGCTGCAGCGGGCGCGGCGGCGCACCATCGGGTTCACGGTGGGGGCGGACGGCCTGGCGGTGCGCGCGCCGGGCTGGGTGTCGCTCGCGGCCGTGGATGCCGCGCTGCAGGAAAAATCCGCCTGGATCCTGCGCAAGCTGGGCGAGGCGCAGGACCGCCAGCAGCGGGTGGACGGCGCCCGCATCGCCTGGGGCGACGGCGCCGTGCTGCCGTACCTGGGCGAGCCGCTCACCGTGGTACTGGACCCGACGCACGGCTTTCGCGGCACGGGCGGCGCGCTGGTCGAGGGCCCGCAGGGCGAGCGCCAGTTGCACATCGGTCTGGCGCACACCGCCTCGCCCGCCCAGGTGCGCGACGCGGTGCAGGCCTGGCTGATGCGCGACGCCCGCCAGCGCTTCACCGCGCGGCTCGACCATTTCGCGCCGCTGCTGGGCGTGCGCTGGAGCAGCCTGCGCCTGTCCAGTGCCCAGACGCGCTGGGGCAGCGCGCGCAGCGACGGCTCCATCCGCCTCAATTGGCGGCTGCTGCACTACCGCCCCGCGGTCATCGACTACGTGGTCGCCCACGAGCTGTCGCACCTGCGCGTGATGGACCACAGCCCGCGCTTTTGGGACACCGTGCGCAGCGTCGTGCCCGACTACGCCGACCTGCGCGGGCGCCTGCGCGACGAACCCGCGCCGCCCTGGGATTGA